Proteins from a single region of Desulfolutivibrio sulfoxidireducens:
- a CDS encoding type II secretion system protein, which translates to MRNRPLRRARGFTLIEIIITLVILGIAAAMVAVFFGPGVTRSSDPIFALQNDADLQAVMENMIVAQKTSYSSDLSGFSSTIGAEGSDQTNSYGTNGAATITYHVDRNSMCSLPSGSTTFTDDASGTFLCVTISHPTQSGSKLSYLFTTP; encoded by the coding sequence TTGCGCAATAGACCCCTTCGCCGCGCGCGCGGTTTCACCCTGATCGAGATCATCATCACCCTGGTGATTCTGGGCATCGCGGCGGCCATGGTGGCGGTGTTTTTCGGACCCGGCGTGACCCGAAGCTCCGACCCCATCTTCGCCCTGCAAAACGACGCCGATCTGCAGGCGGTCATGGAGAATATGATTGTCGCCCAGAAGACGTCGTACTCTTCGGATTTGTCGGGTTTTTCCTCAACCATCGGCGCGGAGGGCTCAGACCAGACCAATAGTTACGGGACAAATGGCGCGGCAACCATTACGTACCACGTCGACCGCAATTCGATGTGCTCCCTTCCTTCGGGCTCGACGACCTTCACCGACGACGCGAGCGGGACTTTCCTCTGCGTGACTATATCTCATCCCACCCAATCCGGCTCAAAGCTTTCCTATCTCTTCACGACGCCATGA
- a CDS encoding type IV pilus twitching motility protein PilT → MAQIDAFFRMMHELGASDLHLSSGSPPIIRLNGVLERVKYPPLSPEDLRKLLYEITPERKVKRFEETGDIDFAHEVPGLARYRVNYFMQQRGVAAAFREIPSRVSSLDELGLPGLLKDLAMLPKGLVLVTGPTGSGKSTTLAAMLGHANASRRDHILTIEDPIEFVHESAGCLVNQREIGRDSASFQKALRGALREDPDIILVGEMRDLETIELALEAAETGHLVLSTLHTMSAPKTVDRIIDAFPGERQAQIRSALSESLRAIVSQTLLRRADRPGRVAALEILIATPAVRNLIRESKIHQIPGMMESGKKFGMRTLEDSLAELVQKGVVDPGEAVSKALNPERLRPILPPGILPDADGGR, encoded by the coding sequence ATGGCCCAGATCGACGCCTTTTTCAGAATGATGCACGAGCTTGGGGCCTCGGACCTGCACCTCTCGAGCGGCTCGCCGCCCATCATCCGCTTAAACGGCGTGCTCGAACGGGTGAAATATCCCCCCCTCTCCCCCGAAGACCTGCGAAAGCTCCTGTACGAGATCACCCCGGAGCGCAAGGTCAAGCGATTCGAGGAGACCGGGGACATCGACTTCGCCCACGAGGTCCCGGGACTGGCCCGCTACCGGGTCAACTACTTCATGCAGCAGCGCGGCGTGGCCGCCGCCTTCCGCGAGATTCCGAGCCGGGTCTCGAGCCTGGACGAACTCGGCCTGCCGGGCCTGCTCAAGGACCTGGCCATGCTGCCCAAGGGCCTGGTCCTGGTCACCGGCCCCACCGGTTCCGGCAAGTCCACCACGCTCGCGGCCATGCTCGGCCACGCCAACGCCAGCCGCCGCGACCACATCCTGACCATCGAGGACCCTATCGAGTTCGTGCACGAATCGGCCGGATGCCTGGTCAACCAGCGCGAGATCGGCCGCGACAGCGCCTCGTTCCAGAAGGCGCTTCGCGGGGCGCTTCGCGAGGACCCGGACATCATCCTGGTCGGGGAGATGCGCGACCTGGAGACCATCGAACTGGCCCTGGAGGCGGCCGAGACCGGGCATCTGGTCCTGTCCACCCTGCACACCATGTCCGCGCCAAAGACCGTGGACCGGATCATCGACGCCTTCCCGGGCGAACGCCAGGCCCAGATCCGCTCCGCCCTGTCCGAGTCGCTCCGGGCCATCGTCTCCCAGACCCTGCTGCGCCGCGCCGACCGGCCCGGCCGGGTGGCCGCCCTGGAGATCCTCATCGCCACCCCGGCGGTGCGCAACCTCATCCGGGAGAGCAAGATTCATCAAATTCCCGGAATGATGGAGTCCGGAAAGAAATTCGGCATGCGCACCCTGGAGGATTCCCTGGCCGAACTCGTGCAAAAGGGCGTGGTGGACCCCGGCGAGGCCGTGTCCAAGGCCCTGAACCCCGAACGCCTGCGGCCGATCCTGCCGCCGGGAATCCTGCCGGACGCGGACGGCGGAAGATGA
- a CDS encoding type II secretion system F family protein: MAKFSYEAYNDTGSLVHGELEADSGDAATARLAGMGYIPVKVQRGAQTTTGEGFVADLNMRLARVKSQELILFTKQFRTMLAAGLSILELLRVLEQQTENLKLKKICVQMADDMRKGVSISDALGKHKSVFSPLYVSMVKAGELSGMLPDVLERLIYIVSHENKVKTDIKKALQYPALVLVALVGAFFFLVGYLVPIFANLFKSAKIELPWPTKVAMAMNVALTTYWYVMLGGAIILVGGLWLFFRTEQGRVARDAFWLKIPILGKLFIKAAMSRFASIFSILQASGVQVLQALEILSETIGNAAISKEFDRIKEQIREGRGISGPLQRARYFTPMVVSMVAIGEETGELDAMLKAVSEHYDDEVSYAVGRLADAIGPILIVGLAAVVGFFALSIFMPMWEMTKMVK, translated from the coding sequence ATGGCCAAATTCTCCTACGAGGCGTATAACGACACCGGCAGCTTGGTGCACGGCGAGCTCGAGGCCGACTCCGGCGACGCGGCCACGGCGCGGCTGGCGGGCATGGGCTACATCCCGGTCAAGGTGCAGCGGGGGGCCCAGACCACCACGGGCGAGGGCTTCGTCGCGGACCTGAACATGCGTTTGGCCCGGGTCAAGTCCCAGGAGTTGATCCTTTTCACCAAGCAGTTCCGGACCATGCTGGCCGCCGGGCTGTCCATCCTGGAACTGTTGCGGGTCCTCGAACAGCAGACCGAAAACCTCAAACTCAAAAAAATCTGCGTCCAGATGGCGGACGACATGCGCAAGGGCGTGTCCATCTCCGATGCCCTGGGCAAGCACAAATCTGTGTTCTCGCCGCTGTACGTGAGCATGGTCAAGGCCGGTGAGTTGTCGGGCATGCTTCCGGACGTACTGGAACGGCTCATCTACATCGTCAGCCACGAAAACAAGGTCAAGACGGACATCAAGAAGGCCTTGCAATATCCGGCCCTGGTTCTTGTCGCACTGGTTGGCGCGTTTTTTTTCCTTGTGGGATATCTCGTTCCGATTTTCGCCAACCTTTTCAAATCCGCGAAAATCGAGCTTCCCTGGCCCACCAAAGTGGCCATGGCCATGAACGTGGCCTTGACCACCTACTGGTACGTGATGCTTGGCGGGGCCATCATCCTTGTGGGCGGGCTATGGCTGTTTTTTCGCACCGAACAAGGCCGGGTGGCCCGGGACGCGTTCTGGCTCAAGATTCCCATCCTGGGCAAGCTGTTCATTAAGGCCGCCATGTCCCGCTTCGCCTCGATCTTTTCCATCCTCCAGGCCAGCGGGGTGCAGGTGCTCCAGGCCCTGGAGATATTGTCCGAGACCATCGGCAACGCGGCCATCTCCAAGGAATTCGATCGGATCAAGGAACAGATCCGCGAGGGCCGGGGCATCTCCGGCCCCTTGCAGCGGGCCAGGTATTTCACGCCCATGGTCGTGTCCATGGTGGCCATCGGCGAGGAGACCGGCGAACTGGATGCCATGCTCAAGGCCGTGTCCGAGCATTACGACGACGAGGTCAGCTATGCCGTGGGCCGACTGGCCGATGCCATCGGCCCGATCCTCATCGTGGGGCTGGCGGCGGTGGTGGGTTTTTTTGCCCTGTCGATATTTATGCCCATGTGGGAGATGACAAAGATGGTGAAATAG
- a CDS encoding AAA family ATPase, translated as MSYHELLGLDREPFGNSPDPDFFHGSPRHAECLRRLEIAVRLRRGLSVVVGEVGTGKSTVCRRLIRTLGYDPDVLVHLLLDPSFADPRDFLAAVAVSFGILVDGEDSATRIREAIQEYLLQKGAAENKIVVLCVDEGQKISGECLEILRELLNFETNTHKLLQIVVFAQTEFSAMLAARKNLADRVNTRYDLRPLSFLETRRLIRTRLRLAAGEDLAGRDPDIFTEAALRAIHRATGGYPRRIMRLCHAALLEAVGREKTKVGVFEVRAARDMGDRDPGFSWRAALVAAVPVVAVLFMVLGPGRDRAAGLFEGGLLRLGEAISHFPENVPGYDDLRQTLASGEFFPWRQAEKAEVSAALADPAPEPAVPVQPEPAVPDTSLSELALPEKAVPAPAPEVAVAPLSEPAVPQAALAAEPVPAVSDTSLSELVLLGKAVIEPAPEVAVAPLSEPAVPQAVLAAEPVPAVSDTSLSELALLGKAVIEPAAPEPVSEPAAPDRSLSEAAPVEASLAAEMVRVVPEPSTIPKYPAREASRILAEAPSAAAVAVPGHEPAAPKPLDGEVEEVVIQVENSGPAPGLENVAAPVAVVSDAAPALPEVAGPPAVPMARVLAAKPPRTLGQVIMRPGWSLSKAASRLYGSGGKRVMAEVARANPDISDLNQVRPGELVIFPARVAPPPPENTHVVRLETLSGLDEAFSALSRIRDHVPDAVLFAQFSADAGLTFDVVLGHGYPDAATAAQALAGLPREVASRAGTVILYDPRAIYYSSLEPAGGKDGPAVLAKAVAQNAAIPEAGTTAR; from the coding sequence ATGAGCTACCACGAACTGCTGGGCCTTGATCGGGAGCCCTTCGGCAACTCCCCGGACCCGGATTTCTTCCACGGCTCCCCGCGCCACGCCGAATGCCTGCGCCGGCTGGAGATCGCCGTGCGCCTGCGGCGGGGACTGAGCGTGGTCGTGGGCGAGGTGGGCACGGGCAAATCCACCGTGTGCCGCCGGCTGATCCGCACCCTGGGCTATGATCCGGACGTGCTGGTGCATCTTCTGCTCGATCCCTCCTTCGCCGACCCCAGGGATTTTCTGGCCGCCGTGGCCGTGTCCTTCGGGATCCTGGTGGACGGCGAGGACTCGGCGACGCGCATCCGCGAGGCCATCCAGGAATACCTGTTGCAAAAGGGCGCGGCCGAAAACAAGATCGTGGTCCTGTGCGTGGACGAGGGCCAGAAAATCAGCGGCGAATGTCTGGAAATCCTGCGCGAACTGCTCAACTTCGAGACCAATACCCACAAGCTCCTGCAGATCGTGGTCTTCGCCCAGACCGAATTCTCGGCCATGCTGGCCGCGCGGAAAAACCTGGCCGACCGGGTCAACACCCGCTACGATTTACGGCCCCTTTCCTTCCTCGAAACCAGACGCCTCATCCGGACCCGTCTGCGGCTGGCCGCCGGCGAGGACCTTGCGGGTCGGGACCCGGACATCTTCACCGAGGCCGCCCTTCGGGCCATCCACCGGGCCACGGGGGGCTATCCGCGCCGGATCATGCGCCTGTGCCACGCCGCCCTGCTCGAGGCCGTGGGCCGGGAAAAGACCAAGGTCGGCGTGTTCGAGGTCCGGGCCGCCCGGGACATGGGCGACCGGGACCCGGGTTTTTCCTGGCGTGCCGCCCTGGTGGCCGCCGTGCCCGTGGTCGCGGTCCTTTTCATGGTGCTTGGCCCCGGTCGGGATCGCGCGGCCGGGCTGTTCGAAGGCGGCCTGCTCAGGCTTGGCGAGGCGATTTCGCATTTTCCGGAAAATGTTCCGGGCTACGACGACCTGCGCCAGACCCTGGCCTCGGGGGAGTTTTTTCCGTGGCGGCAGGCGGAGAAGGCCGAGGTCTCGGCCGCTTTGGCCGACCCGGCCCCTGAACCGGCCGTACCGGTCCAGCCGGAACCGGCCGTGCCCGACACGTCCCTGTCCGAACTGGCGCTGCCTGAAAAGGCCGTGCCCGCACCGGCCCCGGAAGTGGCGGTCGCGCCGCTTTCAGAACCGGCCGTGCCCCAAGCCGCCCTGGCGGCCGAACCGGTTCCGGCCGTGTCCGACACGTCCCTGTCCGAACTGGTGCTGCTTGGAAAGGCCGTAATCGAACCGGCCCCGGAAGTGGCGGTCGCGCCGCTTTCAGAACCGGCCGTGCCCCAAGCCGTCCTGGCGGCCGAACCGGTTCCGGCCGTGTCCGACACGTCCCTGTCCGAACTGGCGCTGCTTGGAAAGGCCGTAATCGAACCGGCTGCGCCTGAACCGGTATCGGAGCCGGCCGCGCCCGACAGGTCCCTGTCCGAAGCCGCCCCGGTGGAAGCGTCCCTGGCGGCGGAGATGGTTCGGGTTGTGCCTGAACCGTCCACGATCCCAAAATATCCGGCGCGGGAGGCCTCCCGGATTTTGGCCGAGGCCCCCTCGGCCGCCGCGGTGGCGGTTCCCGGGCACGAACCGGCCGCCCCGAAGCCCCTTGACGGGGAGGTGGAGGAGGTGGTCATCCAGGTTGAGAATTCCGGGCCGGCGCCTGGGCTGGAAAACGTCGCCGCGCCCGTTGCCGTCGTATCTGACGCCGCCCCGGCCCTTCCGGAGGTCGCCGGACCGCCGGCCGTTCCCATGGCCAGGGTTCTGGCCGCGAAGCCCCCGCGTACCCTGGGGCAGGTGATCATGCGGCCGGGCTGGAGCCTGTCCAAGGCCGCGTCCCGGCTGTACGGCAGCGGCGGCAAGCGGGTGATGGCCGAGGTGGCCCGGGCCAACCCGGACATTTCCGATCTCAATCAGGTGCGGCCGGGCGAACTGGTGATCTTTCCGGCCCGGGTGGCCCCGCCGCCCCCGGAAAACACCCATGTGGTCCGTCTGGAGACCCTTTCCGGCCTGGACGAGGCCTTTTCGGCCTTGTCGCGGATCAGGGACCATGTCCCGGACGCGGTCCTTTTCGCCCAGTTTTCGGCTGACGCCGGACTAACCTTCGACGTGGTCCTTGGCCACGGCTATCCCGACGCCGCCACGGCCGCCCAGGCCCTGGCCGGGCTTCCCCGGGAAGTGGCCTCCCGGGCCGGGACCGTGATCCTTTACGACCCCCGGGCCATCTACTACAGTTCCCTTGAGCCCGCCGGCGGTAAGGACGGTCCCGCTGTTTTGGCCAAGGCCGTGGCCCAGAATGCGGCGATCCCCGAGGCCGGGACCACGGCCCGGTAG
- a CDS encoding pilus assembly FimT family protein has translation MSGPHALPWGHGGFTLVEIIAAVILLGILAAVAVAMYDEGNADAVAEAETFKSHLRYAQIRAMGDIYPWTITVGGSSSTLSTTNPSIGTPTLPGESGATHTLRDGVTVTAGTFTFDWRGRATAGGGTSVTFDGDPDIVVSVLAETGFAQ, from the coding sequence GTGTCTGGGCCGCATGCCCTGCCGTGGGGGCATGGCGGCTTCACCCTTGTCGAGATAATCGCCGCCGTGATCCTTCTGGGCATCCTGGCCGCCGTGGCCGTGGCCATGTACGACGAGGGCAACGCCGACGCCGTGGCCGAGGCCGAGACCTTCAAGTCGCATCTGCGCTATGCCCAGATTCGGGCCATGGGCGACATCTACCCCTGGACCATCACCGTGGGCGGGAGCAGCTCCACCCTGTCCACCACCAACCCGTCCATCGGCACGCCGACCCTGCCCGGCGAATCCGGGGCCACGCACACCCTGCGCGACGGGGTGACGGTAACGGCCGGCACATTCACCTTCGACTGGCGCGGCCGGGCCACCGCCGGCGGCGGCACCAGCGTCACTTTTGACGGCGACCCCGACATCGTGGTGTCCGTGCTCGCGGAGACCGGCTTTGCGCAATAG
- a CDS encoding type II secretion system protein, whose translation MESTHAVEKRTTVAQRGFTLIEIIAVLVILGILAGVAIPRFYGLQQEAADKVAEAALASAYSALSLGWAASAMGRTGAPAGPSAACTAITTEGDTITTIACSGDTWPASGGTSTITVTYAGGSAATTTGTWTAP comes from the coding sequence ATGGAGTCGACTCACGCGGTGGAAAAAAGGACGACCGTGGCTCAACGGGGCTTCACCTTGATTGAAATCATCGCCGTGTTGGTTATTTTGGGCATTTTGGCCGGCGTGGCCATCCCGCGTTTTTACGGATTGCAGCAGGAAGCCGCCGACAAGGTGGCCGAAGCCGCCCTGGCCTCGGCCTACTCGGCTCTTTCCCTGGGCTGGGCCGCGAGCGCGATGGGCAGGACCGGCGCCCCGGCCGGGCCGTCGGCCGCCTGCACCGCCATCACCACGGAAGGCGACACCATCACCACCATCGCCTGCTCTGGCGACACATGGCCCGCGTCCGGCGGCACCTCGACCATCACGGTCACATATGCCGGAGGTTCGGCTGCGACAACGACGGGAACCTGGACCGCGCCATAG
- a CDS encoding GspE/PulE family protein: MQTKKRLRLGEMLVAAGLVTEEQLRQALAAGKKSGLKLGQQLVRQGMVKESDIVEVISRQMSIEKYSPDKYPVDSSLALLIPSELSVKNRVAPLVQRGHLLKVAMIDPLDIGAIEDIEIYKNCEVEPVICTEREMAQLTGVIYGMSAGIEGVLESIESMSIDTEAAPEADIEDMQVSSLENMAGEAPVVRLVNSLLSQAVREGASDVHISPERESVTIRFRVDGKLKPVPSPPKPMILPIVSRIKILARLDIAVTRVPQDGRFTIMMDRKEINVRVSTLPTIYGENVVMRLLDMSSGGLMLSDLGMAADDMAKIRAVINKPHGLFLSTGPTGSGKSTSLFAILREINSPDINIVTLEDPVEYRMDGIRQVQLNRRAGMTFASGLRSILRQDPDVVMVGEIRDGETAGIAVQAALTGHRVLATVHTNDAAGAVARMMDMGIEPFLVASTLVVSFAQRLVRRVCPHCRETYVPSRDTLRFWGLEDAGQTEFVRGRGCFMCGESGYKGRVGIFEILVMDADIAEMIIHRKSAQEITRFAVDNGRLRLLKDDARMKILEGQTTFEEALGAVVV; the protein is encoded by the coding sequence ATGCAGACGAAAAAACGCCTTCGCCTGGGCGAGATGCTGGTGGCCGCCGGTCTGGTGACCGAGGAGCAGTTGCGCCAGGCGTTGGCCGCCGGGAAAAAAAGCGGACTCAAGCTCGGGCAGCAGCTCGTGCGCCAGGGCATGGTCAAGGAATCGGACATTGTGGAGGTCATCAGCCGCCAGATGTCCATCGAGAAGTATTCCCCGGACAAGTATCCTGTGGATTCGAGCCTGGCCTTGCTGATTCCCTCCGAACTGTCGGTGAAAAACCGCGTGGCCCCGCTTGTGCAGCGCGGGCATCTGCTCAAGGTGGCCATGATCGACCCCCTGGACATCGGGGCCATCGAGGACATCGAGATCTACAAGAACTGCGAGGTGGAGCCGGTCATCTGCACCGAGCGGGAGATGGCCCAGCTCACCGGGGTCATCTACGGCATGAGCGCCGGCATCGAGGGGGTGCTGGAAAGCATCGAGTCCATGAGCATCGACACCGAGGCCGCGCCCGAGGCCGACATCGAGGACATGCAGGTCAGTTCCCTGGAGAACATGGCCGGCGAGGCCCCGGTGGTGCGGCTCGTGAACTCGCTTCTGTCCCAGGCCGTGCGCGAGGGGGCCAGCGACGTGCATATCAGCCCCGAGCGCGAATCCGTGACCATCCGCTTCCGGGTGGACGGCAAGCTCAAGCCCGTGCCCTCACCGCCCAAGCCCATGATCCTGCCCATCGTCTCGCGCATAAAGATTCTGGCCCGGCTGGACATCGCCGTGACCCGGGTGCCCCAGGACGGCCGCTTCACCATCATGATGGACCGCAAGGAGATCAACGTGCGCGTGTCCACCCTGCCGACCATCTACGGCGAGAACGTGGTCATGCGCCTTCTGGACATGAGCTCCGGCGGGCTTATGCTGTCCGACCTGGGCATGGCCGCCGACGACATGGCCAAGATCCGGGCGGTCATCAACAAGCCACACGGGCTTTTTTTGTCCACCGGCCCCACGGGATCGGGCAAATCCACCTCTCTTTTCGCCATCCTGCGCGAGATAAACAGCCCCGACATCAACATCGTGACCCTGGAAGACCCGGTGGAATACCGTATGGACGGCATCCGCCAGGTGCAGCTCAACCGCCGGGCGGGCATGACCTTCGCCAGCGGCCTGCGTTCGATCCTGCGTCAGGACCCGGACGTGGTCATGGTGGGCGAGATACGCGACGGCGAGACCGCCGGCATCGCCGTGCAGGCGGCCCTGACCGGCCACCGGGTGCTGGCCACGGTGCACACCAACGATGCGGCCGGGGCCGTGGCCCGGATGATGGACATGGGCATCGAACCGTTTCTGGTGGCCTCGACCCTGGTGGTCTCCTTCGCCCAGCGTCTGGTGCGCCGGGTGTGCCCGCACTGCCGGGAGACGTACGTCCCGTCCCGGGACACGCTTCGGTTCTGGGGCCTGGAGGACGCGGGCCAGACGGAGTTCGTGCGCGGCCGGGGCTGCTTCATGTGCGGGGAGAGCGGCTACAAGGGCCGGGTGGGGATTTTCGAGATATTGGTGATGGATGCGGACATCGCGGAGATGATCATCCACCGCAAGTCGGCCCAGGAGATCACCCGGTTCGCCGTGGACAACGGGCGGCTGCGGCTGCTCAAGGACGACGCGCGCATGAAGATCCTGGAGGGCCAGACCACCTTCGAGGAGGCGCTCGGCGCGGTGGTGGTGTAG
- a CDS encoding type II toxin-antitoxin system HicB family antitoxin codes for MATLRYHEYVAAVDYDPETKLFHGRVVNARSVISFYGATGEELEREFATSMETYFEVCRENGITPDKPYSGRVNIRLTPELHRDVAAAAHSQGISLNAWAAEVLKQAVLQ; via the coding sequence ATGGCGACACTTCGCTATCACGAGTATGTCGCGGCGGTGGACTACGATCCGGAAACGAAGCTGTTTCACGGTCGGGTGGTCAATGCGAGGTCGGTCATTTCCTTTTACGGGGCCACGGGAGAGGAACTGGAGCGCGAGTTTGCCACGAGCATGGAAACCTATTTCGAGGTCTGCCGGGAAAACGGCATCACTCCGGACAAGCCGTATTCCGGCCGGGTGAACATCCGGTTGACGCCGGAACTTCACCGCGATGTGGCTGCCGCGGCGCATTCGCAGGGCATAAGCCTGAACGCCTGGGCCGCCGAGGTGCTCAAGCAGGCGGTTTTGCAGTGA
- a CDS encoding type II secretion system protein, with product MTSTGRTAKGGFTLIEIIVSLVLLGILAAAVFNFAGQAVRGFFIARDAMEITQKAQIALNRMRSEFTYLTAVSSSSASSISYTASFPSGDETNAIAYDAGTGTITLEGDILTDDVAGLTFQYFDSYNGSDTGGYSTGTTNIIGIILTMRDSDGTTVTFTTRVMPGRVGS from the coding sequence ATGACCAGCACCGGCAGGACCGCCAAAGGCGGCTTCACCCTGATCGAGATCATCGTTTCCCTGGTGCTCCTGGGCATCCTGGCCGCCGCCGTGTTCAATTTCGCCGGACAGGCCGTGCGCGGTTTCTTCATCGCCCGCGACGCCATGGAGATCACCCAGAAGGCACAGATCGCGCTGAACCGGATGCGTAGCGAGTTCACGTACCTGACGGCGGTTTCCTCATCATCGGCCTCGTCCATCTCCTACACGGCCTCTTTTCCCTCCGGCGACGAGACCAATGCTATTGCCTACGACGCGGGCACCGGGACCATCACCCTCGAAGGCGACATCCTGACCGACGACGTGGCCGGGCTGACGTTTCAATATTTCGACTCCTACAACGGTTCCGACACGGGCGGCTATTCCACCGGCACGACGAACATCATCGGCATCATCCTGACCATGCGGGATTCTGACGGGACCACCGTGACCTTCACCACCCGGGTCATGCCGGGCAGGGTCGGATCGTAA
- a CDS encoding secretin N-terminal domain-containing protein translates to MGVFTTGAGVHRFTACFAVFLLAGLLAAAGCSKPPDKDPFFDHWSEKAANSQGYSPSAGPKNLAAQAKPIESAQKTRVSETMLSSKPVVVDLGKEKKLPAKRVSLKMYNTDLVAVLRALARAADQNIVVSSSIKPVDAQAKGQGDGAGGQGGSGAQGGPGNTGDAPARSPDDKARSVLVNINITDAPWNEAFESILHANGLTYTWEGDIIRVVTLEDLENDQKMKEAQEKILVQKEKLKLGDPLVTCKVEINYADLGDVLETVRAFLDPTRKIRERPKLESIQRSTSSGSSGTGGTVVMTTTQDKSKDDEGGKQEDEKKVGRPGKVRGYVTPDYHTNSLIIQASREDMDRLLKLVEQLDEPRPQVLVKAFIIETTKEVARELGIQWGGQLQSGSGNTPFSMSPGGYYYTEDGTVGSLLPYYGTSPSGQGFGINFPTTGSLTSAASTAASGLGSQGMGLNFLFGNIDGNYLEAQLTALAEKGKVNILSNPSITTLENRVAYTWNGRQVPYVSSSQYGTNVQFRNAVLLLGMVPHIIDGTRLRMDILVTNDEVDNNQNNWVQGNPPLITKETRTTLIVGDGDTIVISGLTKDTVSDTASGIPYLKDIPGLGYLFKAKGDSVSKQEVLIFITPSVLKQRPMAMAPRPGAAELEAKSAPVMPSDGVNLEMRPGF, encoded by the coding sequence ATGGGAGTTTTCACGACGGGCGCGGGTGTTCACCGGTTCACGGCTTGCTTCGCCGTGTTCCTGCTGGCGGGCCTTCTGGCCGCGGCGGGCTGCTCCAAGCCTCCGGATAAGGACCCCTTTTTCGACCACTGGAGCGAGAAGGCCGCAAATTCCCAGGGCTATTCGCCCTCGGCCGGGCCGAAAAACCTGGCTGCCCAGGCCAAACCCATCGAGTCCGCCCAGAAGACCCGGGTGTCCGAGACCATGCTCAGTTCCAAGCCCGTGGTCGTGGATCTCGGCAAGGAGAAGAAGCTGCCGGCCAAGCGGGTCAGCCTCAAGATGTACAACACCGATCTGGTGGCCGTGCTGCGGGCCCTGGCCCGGGCCGCGGACCAGAACATCGTGGTCTCCTCGAGCATAAAGCCCGTCGACGCCCAGGCCAAGGGCCAGGGGGACGGCGCGGGCGGACAAGGCGGTTCCGGCGCTCAGGGAGGTCCGGGGAACACGGGCGACGCCCCGGCGAGATCCCCGGACGACAAGGCCCGGTCCGTGCTGGTGAACATCAACATCACCGACGCGCCCTGGAACGAGGCCTTCGAGAGCATCCTGCACGCCAACGGCCTGACCTACACCTGGGAGGGCGACATCATCCGGGTGGTGACCCTGGAGGATCTGGAGAACGACCAGAAGATGAAGGAGGCCCAGGAGAAGATCCTGGTCCAGAAGGAGAAGCTCAAGCTCGGCGATCCCCTGGTGACCTGCAAGGTGGAGATCAACTACGCCGATCTGGGCGACGTCCTGGAGACGGTCCGGGCCTTTCTGGACCCCACCCGCAAGATCAGGGAACGCCCCAAGCTGGAAAGCATCCAGCGGTCCACGAGTTCCGGAAGCAGCGGTACCGGAGGCACCGTGGTCATGACCACGACACAGGACAAGTCCAAGGACGACGAGGGCGGCAAGCAAGAGGACGAGAAAAAGGTCGGTCGGCCGGGCAAGGTGCGCGGCTACGTCACCCCCGACTACCACACCAATTCCCTGATCATTCAGGCCAGCCGCGAGGACATGGATCGCCTGCTCAAGCTCGTGGAACAGTTGGACGAGCCCAGGCCCCAGGTCTTGGTCAAGGCCTTCATCATCGAGACCACCAAGGAGGTGGCCCGTGAGCTGGGCATCCAGTGGGGCGGCCAGCTCCAGTCCGGCTCGGGCAACACCCCCTTCTCCATGTCCCCGGGCGGCTATTATTACACGGAAGACGGCACGGTGGGCTCCCTTCTGCCGTATTACGGCACAAGCCCCAGCGGCCAGGGCTTCGGCATCAACTTCCCCACCACCGGATCCCTGACCTCGGCGGCCTCAACGGCCGCAAGCGGTCTGGGGAGCCAGGGCATGGGCCTGAACTTCCTGTTCGGCAACATCGACGGCAACTACCTCGAGGCCCAGCTCACGGCCCTGGCCGAAAAGGGCAAGGTGAACATCCTGTCCAACCCGTCCATCACCACCCTGGAGAACCGGGTGGCCTACACCTGGAACGGCCGGCAGGTCCCCTACGTGTCCAGCTCCCAGTACGGCACCAACGTCCAGTTCCGCAACGCCGTGCTGCTTCTGGGCATGGTCCCGCACATCATCGACGGCACCAGGCTGCGCATGGACATCCTGGTGACCAACGACGAGGTGGACAACAACCAGAATAACTGGGTCCAGGGCAACCCGCCGCTTATCACCAAGGAGACCCGGACCACGCTCATCGTGGGGGACGGGGACACCATCGTCATCTCCGGCCTGACCAAGGACACGGTCAGCGATACCGCCTCGGGCATTCCCTATCTCAAGGACATCCCCGGCCTGGGCTACCTGTTCAAGGCCAAGGGCGACAGCGTCAGCAAGCAGGAAGTGCTGATCTTCATCACCCCCTCGGTGCTCAAGCAACGGCCCATGGCCATGGCCCCGCGTCCCGGCGCGGCCGAGCTTGAGGCCAAATCCGCCCCGGTTATGCCCTCGGACGGGGTCAACCTCGAAATGCGGCCGGGCTTTTAA